From a region of the Lactuca sativa cultivar Salinas chromosome 4, Lsat_Salinas_v11, whole genome shotgun sequence genome:
- the LOC111893610 gene encoding uncharacterized protein LOC111893610 has protein sequence MGEIFPESGQVSAPLSNLFDEYIRLFDEPEKAIHSEEKAADNKIDNLKTIIVEATKEMENDRFKPTDGQPSTEPPNNNSMFKGEGSSVSNTMKLSTEGEYPTPIEGENSEPDMGYASTCEGENENTNDEGNQSEYEEEVRHEDLPKGSTSPRSPTPTEQLNDKIPTPPPSPPKTTVQVSVAPPIPPTQPTQPTTTALPPPVSTKPISTTITPLPPPIISPSIITTMTELPAKVNVSNTGANIETETPVTPKPLSPSPLNDSASTLGGDNFEFDSTYYSPYRLPTDKDEEAPVTRQKVQGLDDKLDQLLASSSKYNDVVMKAFLDTAFEQYTNAIDKSTKAVEASSSSSKVNAFVESLSKSLQGEQVKFETVRSDILADNKSLLLLVDSRIENLCANLAMENRLMDALAKKTTTVIIKTEPKVNVASGSSSQEKRKDVSDANDESDEDRETTADVLKRKKRDQELDKNLQVAKEEVERERKKKEEHDALICKKALFPPWTEEGLIKEAIEFPSTYWLEPVASFDCDNSRDSQFDMPITKKAFFSLF, from the exons ATGGGGGAAATATTTCCAGAATCAGGACAAGTCTCGGCTCCCCTTTCCAACTTGTTTGATGAGTACATAAgactatttgatgaaccagaaaaggctatACACTCGGAGGAGAAAGCAGCAGACAATAAAATCGACAATCTGAAAACGATCATTGTTGAAGCTACAAAAGAAATGGAAAATGATCGTTTTAAACCAACTGATGGTCAACCCTCAACTGAACCTCCAAATAACAACTCAATGTTCAAGGGGGAGGGTTCATCTGTATCCAACACAATGAAATTATCAACCGAGGGGGAGTATCCAACtccaatcgagggggagaattctgaacCTGACATGGGATACGCTTCGACAtgtgagggggagaatgaaaatacaaATGATGAAGGCAATCAATCAGAATATGAAGAAGAAGTTCGGCACGAGGATTTACCAAAAGGTTCTACATCTCCTCGTTCTCCAACTCCCACTGAACAACTTAACGACAAGATTCCTACTCCTCCACCATCTCCACCGAAAACTACAGTTCAAGTTTCGGTTGCTCCACCAATTCCTCCAACTCAACCTACTCAACCTACTACTACTGCACTACCACCACCAGTTAGCACAAAACCAATCTCCACAACTATAACTCCATTACCACCTCCCATTATTTCACCATCAATCATCACAACCATGACCGAATTACCAGCAAAAGtcaacgtatctaatacgggggcTAATATTGAAACCGAAACCCCTGTTACTCCCAAACCTCTTTCACCATCACCCTTAAATGATTCTGCTTCTACTCTTGGTGGTGACAATTTTGAGTTTGACTCAACTTATTACAGTCCTTATAGACTTCCCACCGATAAAGATGAAGAGGCTCCAGTAACAAGACAAAAAGTGCAGGGTCTTGATGATAAGCTTGACCAATTGCTCGCTTCTTCTTCAAAGTACAATGATGTTGTGATGAAAGCTTTTTTGGACACTGCTTTTGAACAGTATACAAATGCAATTGATAAATCAACAAAGGCGGTTGAAGCATCCTCATCCTCCT CTAAGGTGAATGCATTCGTTGAATCTCTCTCAAAGTCTCTTCAAGGGGAGCAAGTCAAATTCGAGACTGTTCGTTCTGATATTTTAGCCGATAACAAGTCTCTTTTGTTGTTGGTTGATTCTCGGATTGAAAATCTATGTGCTAACTTAGCCATGGAAAACCGGCTCATGGATGCTCTGGCTAAGAAGACCACCACT GTCATCATCAAAACCGAACCGAAGGTTAATGTAGCTTCGGGTTCTAGTAGTCAAGAAAAGAGGAAAGATGTTTCTGATGCAAATGATGAAAGTGATGAAGATAGAGAGACCACTGCTGATGTCTTGAAACGAAAGAAAAGAGATCAAGAGTTAGATAAAAATCTTCAGGTTGCTAAAGAAGAAGTAGAGAGAgaacgaaagaagaaggaagagcatgaTGCTCTAATTTGCAAAAAGGCTCTGTTTCCTCCTTGGACTGAGGAAGGACTTATCAAAGAAGCAATTGAGTTTCCTAGCACTTACTGGCTAGAACCTGTTGCTTCCTTTGATTGTGATAACTCAAGGGACTCACAGTTCGATATGCCTATAACAAAAAAGGCATTTTtttcattgttttga